A stretch of the Capsicum annuum cultivar UCD-10X-F1 chromosome 8, UCD10Xv1.1, whole genome shotgun sequence genome encodes the following:
- the LOC107839967 gene encoding uncharacterized protein LOC107839967 isoform X1: MHNISSFGSAGSFSLNCNQMEDTNGEAGKDLLWNPVSVPKRMRSELRRRILSPAERLLRQLYNNQQESDFEDIVVDDKTVTLIYASNKYIPPNEIGLEAMLLVSPTTTAERSVSPSQKVDDNASFSMNILVEKPLVSPTTTTEFSVSVSNGRRLCLFLNECFSREAARITNYYSRTFDISIPGGRR, translated from the exons ATGCATAACATCTCAAGCTTCGGTTCAGCAGGATCATTCTCACTCAACTGCAACCAGATGGAAGATACAAATG GCGAAGCAGGCAAAGATCTTCTCTGGAATCCTGTTAGTGTCCCAAAAAGGATGAGATCAGAGCTTCGACGTCGCATTTTGTCACCTGCTGAAAGACTCCTGAGGCAACTTTATAACAATCAACAGGAATCAGACTTTGAAGATATAGTTGTTGATGACAAAACTGTTACGCTAATCTATGCATCGAACAAATACATTCCTCCTAATGAGATTGGTCTTGAAGCTATGCTACTCGTATCACCAACTACTACTGCAGAACGCTCGGTATCTCCATCTCAAAAGGTAGACGATAATGCCTCTTTCTCAATGAATATTCTTGTAGAGAAGCCGCTCGTGTCACCAACTACTACTACAGAATTCTCGGTGTCCGTCTCCAATGGCAGAAGATTATGCCTCTTTCTCAATGAATGTTTCAGTAGAGAGGCCGCTCGTATCACCAACTACTACTCTAGAACTTTCGACATCTCTATCCCCGGTGGAAGAAGATAA
- the LOC107839967 gene encoding uncharacterized protein LOC107839967 isoform X3, which translates to MKKHREGEGVGVGGEGVGEEVLGEIVPAHWLWWVVRAAVYSGECWVICQCVEPPFGELGHLESQCSAMHVEQDSGQGEHQMTIFPDMETEKYRFLDRMALQRVLKRKCITSQASVQQDHSHSTATRWKIQMAKQAKIFSGILLVSQKG; encoded by the exons ATGAAAAAACACAGGGAGGGAGAGGGGGTAGGGGTAGGAGGGGAGGGGGTGGGGGAAGAGGTACTGGGGGAAATCGTACCTGCTCACTGGTTGTGGTGGGTGGTCAGGGCAGCGGTATACAGTGGAGAGTGCTGGGTGATCTGCCAGTGCGTGG AACCACCCTTTGGAGAACTGGGCCACTTGGAAAGCCAGTGCTCTGCAATGCATGTGGAACAAGATAGCGGACAAGGGGAGCACCAGATGACTATATTCCCAGACATGGAAACAGAGAAATACAGGTTTCTGGACAGGATGGCTCTTCAGCGTGTTTTGAAGAGGAAATGCATAACATCTCAAGCTTCGGTTCAGCAGGATCATTCTCACTCAACTGCAACCAGATGGAAGATACAAATG GCGAAGCAGGCAAAGATCTTCTCTGGAATCCTGTTAGTGTCCCAAAAAGGATGA
- the LOC107839967 gene encoding uncharacterized protein LOC107839967 isoform X2, translating to MKKHREGEGVGVGGEGVGEEVLGEIVPAHWLWWVVRAAVYSGECWVICQCVEPPFGELGHLESQCSAMHVEQDSGQGEHQMTIFPDMETEKYRFLDRMALQRVLKRKCITSQASVQQDHSHSTATRWKIQMEIPFVSNYCDVLLKFCNVKSR from the exons ATGAAAAAACACAGGGAGGGAGAGGGGGTAGGGGTAGGAGGGGAGGGGGTGGGGGAAGAGGTACTGGGGGAAATCGTACCTGCTCACTGGTTGTGGTGGGTGGTCAGGGCAGCGGTATACAGTGGAGAGTGCTGGGTGATCTGCCAGTGCGTGG AACCACCCTTTGGAGAACTGGGCCACTTGGAAAGCCAGTGCTCTGCAATGCATGTGGAACAAGATAGCGGACAAGGGGAGCACCAGATGACTATATTCCCAGACATGGAAACAGAGAAATACAGGTTTCTGGACAGGATGGCTCTTCAGCGTGTTTTGAAGAGGAAATGCATAACATCTCAAGCTTCGGTTCAGCAGGATCATTCTCACTCAACTGCAACCAGATGGAAGATACAAATG GAAATTCCTTTCGTTTCTAATTATTGTGACGTGCTTCTCAAATTTTGCAATGTCAAATCACGTTGA